Proteins encoded together in one Limisphaerales bacterium window:
- a CDS encoding phytanoyl-CoA dioxygenase family protein yields MAPVPRGGVSIHHGNTLHQSSANRSDQPRRAVTFHFLRNDARLVNPALAYDPAQAVRIS; encoded by the coding sequence ATGGCGCCGGTGCCGCGTGGTGGGGTGTCCATCCATCACGGCAATACGCTGCATCAATCCTCCGCCAACCGCAGCGATCAACCGCGCCGGGCGGTGACCTTTCATTTTTTGCGGAATGACGCGCGGTTGGTGAACCCGGCGCTGGCGTATGATCCGGCGCAGGCGGTGAGAATCAGTTAA